A stretch of the Acidobacteriota bacterium genome encodes the following:
- a CDS encoding ATP synthase subunit I yields the protein MKESPDPGERPGEPVTEAFFAGAYARMTRIMVALAVVAAPVLAAMLGWRFALGFLAGALVGAANFYWLKSGVDALADVVTRTGERSTAGIVVKSLLRYGLLAIIVYVILRGSGQGIYGFFAGLFVPVAAMVCEGVYEAWSTLRHDV from the coding sequence ATGAAAGAAAGCCCTGATCCGGGAGAACGTCCGGGAGAGCCAGTCACTGAGGCCTTCTTCGCCGGCGCCTATGCCCGGATGACGCGCATCATGGTGGCGCTGGCGGTGGTCGCCGCGCCGGTGCTGGCGGCAATGCTGGGCTGGCGGTTCGCGCTTGGCTTCCTGGCCGGCGCGCTGGTTGGAGCGGCAAACTTCTACTGGCTGAAGTCGGGGGTGGACGCGCTCGCCGACGTGGTCACGCGCACGGGCGAGCGTTCGACCGCCGGGATCGTGGTTAAATCCTTGCTGCGGTATGGATTGCTGGCGATTATCGTCTATGTTATTTTGAGAGGTTCTGGACAGGGTATTTACGGCTTCTTTGCAGGCCTGTTCGTGCCGGTGGCGGCAATGGTCTGCGAGGGAGTGTACGAAGCGTGGAGCACGCTGCGGCACGACGTCTAG
- a CDS encoding AtpZ/AtpI family protein codes for MTDEQRSPDFDPNEKREMRAEKRERRSWQQVAKYGELGFLLPAATFVGWAIGAGLDRWLGTKWITLTGVIVGIVAGFVQMIRTALKASR; via the coding sequence ATGACGGACGAGCAGCGCTCGCCGGACTTTGATCCGAACGAAAAGCGTGAGATGCGCGCGGAAAAACGCGAGCGGCGCTCGTGGCAGCAAGTCGCCAAGTATGGCGAGCTGGGATTCCTGTTGCCGGCGGCTACCTTTGTGGGCTGGGCCATCGGCGCAGGTCTCGATCGTTGGCTGGGAACGAAGTGGATCACGCTGACGGGCGTGATCGTGGGGATCGTGGCCGGGTTCGTGCAGATGATCCGGACGGCGCTGAAGGCAAGCCGGTAG
- a CDS encoding NADH-quinone oxidoreductase subunit N, with protein sequence MPIVINQFANVHDLAVVMPMVMLALFGCGILIVDLLLPAADKRWNAATAAIGLVFASGSLWRVQQMLARGGTLDVTGFNGTVVMDPMAIFFFWLFIVATALTILISVRYMEIEQEDHGEYYALMLFSVVGMMCMASGKDIVLLFIGLELMAISTYVLVGFLRRDKRSNEAALKYLLLSAFSSGIFAYGLSLLYGLTGTTDVTMIGRRLAVLQHSSYPILVLAVVTTLAGLFFKIAAVPFHQWAPDAYEGAPTAITGFMSVAGKAAAWALLLRIFLYALRYASELWMPMVIFVAIATLTGGNLAAITQNNLKRLLAYSSIAHVGYMMLGLVAWNDTGIKGILVYLLVYTFMNLGAFAVIVSLRRRDLIGDEIDDIAGLWFKRPVEAMLMVIFLLSLGGIPPLAGFYGKYFIFLALIQTGHYVLASLAVFYIAVSLYYYLRIINAMLMRPALDAEPIHPAFGLRLALLITGAATVGIGLFPELIIRAATWTITAPQAVTQAFLR encoded by the coding sequence GTGCCGATAGTCATCAACCAGTTCGCGAACGTCCACGACCTTGCCGTCGTGATGCCGATGGTGATGCTCGCGCTTTTCGGCTGCGGCATCCTGATCGTGGATCTTTTGCTGCCCGCCGCGGACAAACGCTGGAATGCGGCCACGGCCGCCATTGGACTGGTCTTCGCTTCGGGCTCGCTGTGGCGCGTGCAGCAGATGCTCGCGCGCGGCGGCACGCTGGATGTGACCGGCTTCAACGGCACGGTGGTCATGGATCCCATGGCCATCTTCTTCTTCTGGCTGTTCATTGTGGCGACCGCGCTCACCATCCTGATCTCGGTGCGCTACATGGAGATCGAGCAGGAAGACCACGGCGAGTATTACGCGCTCATGCTGTTCTCCGTCGTCGGCATGATGTGCATGGCTTCGGGTAAAGACATCGTTCTACTGTTCATCGGCCTGGAACTGATGGCGATCTCGACGTATGTGCTGGTGGGATTCCTGCGGCGCGACAAACGCTCCAATGAGGCCGCGCTGAAATATCTGCTGCTGAGCGCTTTCTCCAGCGGCATCTTCGCCTACGGCCTGTCGTTGCTCTACGGACTCACGGGCACGACGGACGTCACCATGATCGGGCGCCGCTTAGCGGTACTGCAGCACTCGAGCTATCCCATCCTCGTGTTGGCGGTGGTGACCACGCTGGCCGGGCTATTCTTCAAGATCGCGGCGGTGCCGTTCCATCAGTGGGCGCCGGACGCATACGAAGGCGCGCCCACGGCGATCACCGGATTCATGTCGGTGGCAGGCAAAGCGGCGGCATGGGCGCTGCTGTTGCGCATCTTCTTATATGCGCTGCGTTACGCTTCGGAACTGTGGATGCCCATGGTCATCTTCGTCGCCATCGCCACCCTCACCGGCGGCAACCTGGCGGCGATCACGCAGAACAACCTCAAGCGCCTGCTGGCCTATTCTTCGATCGCGCACGTGGGTTACATGATGCTGGGCCTGGTGGCGTGGAACGATACCGGCATCAAAGGCATCCTGGTGTACCTGCTGGTCTACACCTTCATGAACCTGGGCGCGTTCGCGGTGATCGTGTCGCTGCGGCGGCGCGACCTGATCGGCGATGAGATCGACGATATCGCCGGACTCTGGTTCAAGCGCCCGGTGGAAGCCATGCTGATGGTGATCTTCCTGCTTTCGCTAGGCGGCATCCCGCCGCTGGCCGGGTTCTACGGCAAGTACTTCATCTTCCTGGCGCTGATCCAGACCGGACACTACGTGCTGGCGTCGCTGGCGGTGTTCTACATCGCCGTCTCGCTCTACTACTACCTGCGCATCATCAACGCCATGCTGATGCGGCCGGCGCTTGACGCCGAGCCCATCCACCCGGCCTTCGGCCTGCGCCTGGCGCTGCTCATCACGGGCGCGGCCACGGTGGGCATCGGATTGTTTCCCGAGCTGATCATCCGCGCCGCAACGTGGACGATCACGGCGCCGCAAGCGGTGACGCAGGCGTTCTTGCGCTAG